DNA from Aureimonas sp. AU20:
GCATCTTCGGCTTGTCGAGCATCCGGAACCAGTCCCCCATCGGGCCGGTTCGGCGGATCTCGCGGCCGAGGAACATGTTGTCGGCGATCGAAAGGGCCGGCGACAGCGCGAGCTGCTGGTAGACCGTCTCGATGCCGGCGTCGCGCGCCGACTGCGGATTGGCGAAGGAGACCGGCTTGCCGTCGAGCAGGATCTCGCCCGCATCCGGGTTCACCGCGCCCGACAGGGCCTTGATCAGGGTCGACTTGCCGGCGCCGTTGTCGCCGATCACGGCGAGGATTTCGCCGGGATAGAGGTCGAAGTCGGCGTTGTCGATGGCGACGACGCGGCCGTAGCTCTTGCGCAGGTTGCGGGCGCGAAGGACGGGTTGGGTGCCGAGATGGGACATGTCAGGCCGATACCTTCCGGATCCACTGGTCGGCCGCGACGGCCAGGATGATGAGGGCCCCGACGGTGAGGCGCGTCCATTGCGGGTCGGTGCCGTAAATGCGCAGGCCCATGGCGAAGACGCCGACGATCAGGGCGCCGACCAGCGTGCCGATCACCGACCCGCGTCCGCCGAAGAGCGAGGTGCCGCCGATGACCACCGCCGTGATGGCCTGGATGTTGGCCTCATAGCCCGATGTCGGGGAGACCGAGCCGATGCGCCCGATCAGGGCCCAGCCGGCAAAGGCGCAGATCAGACCCGACACGGCGTAGACCGAGATCAGAACGCGGCTGGAGCTGATGCCCGACAGGCGCGCTGCGTCCTCGTCGTCGCCGATGGCGTAGACATGTCGGCCCCAGGCCGTGTTGTTGAGGATGTAGTAGAACAGCGCCACGAGAAGCAGCACCGAGACCACGGCATAGGTGAACACCGCGCCGCCGATCTGGAACGTGTTGCCAAGGAACTGCAGAAGCGGCGCCGCCGCCTCCACGTCCTGCGCGCGGATCGTGGCGTTCTGCGTGTAGATGAAGTTGACCGCCTCGAACACGAACCACATGCCCAGCGTCACGATGAAGGGCGGCAGCTTGACCTTGGCGACGAGCACGCCGTTCACCGCGCCGCAGAACGTGCCGACGGCAAAGCCGATCAGGAGCGCCAGCGGGGCCGGCACGCCGTTCACCACCGCCAGATTGCCCATGATCACCGAGGAAAGGACCATGATCGCGCCCACCGAAAGGTCGATGCCGGCGGTGAGGATGATGAGGGTCTGCGCCACGCCGACGATGCCGACGATCGCCACCTGCTGAAGGATCAGCGTCATGGTGAAGGCGTTGAAGAAGCGGCCGCCGATCAGCGAGCCGAAAATGCCGATGCCGACCAGAAGGACGATCACCGGAACCATGGTCGGATTGCCATGGAGGAAATGCTGGAGATGCTGGAGCGGGGTGCGACCGTGACCGGAAAACTCGGCGACGCGCGTGTCGCTCTTGTCGAGCTGCTGCTCGAAGTCGCTGCCCTTGCGGGTGGATGTTTCGCTCATGCGCCGGAGCCTCCTGAGGGGGTGAGGTCGTTCGTGCGGGGCTGCCGCCCCGATCCCCGCCCGGGAACGGCGTTCCCGGACCCTTGCCCATTTTTTGGAACTTTCCCCGATCCGGCAGGGCCGCCGGCCCTGCCGGATCGGGGACACATCGCAAAATGGCGTGGGGTCCAGGGGACATCATGTCCCCTGGTGGGGTGCAGGGGCTTAAGCCCCTGCGTTGCGGCCGATCAGCCCCAGCAGGCCTTGGAGGCGGCGGCGGAGTCCATCGACTTCACGCCGTCGACCGGCTTGTCGGTGACGAGGTCGACGCCCGTGTTGGTGATGTCGAGACCGGCCGAGGCTTCCGGCTTCTTGCCCGATTCCACGAAGGTCTTGACCGCTTCCACGCCCATCGCCGCCATTTTCAGCGGGTACTGCATGGAGGTCGCGCCGATCACGCCGGCCTTGACGTTGGCGATGCCGGGGCAGCCGCCGTCGACGGAGACGATCGTCACCTTGTCGGCGACGCCGAGGCTCTTCAGCGCTTCGTAGGCGCCGGCGGCGGCCGGCTCGTTGATCGTGTAGACGAGGTTGATCGAAGGATCCTTCTGGAGAAGGTTCTCCATGGCCTGACGGCCGCCTTCCTCGTTGCCGTTGGTCACGTCATGGCCGACGATACGCTTGTCGCTTTCGTCGCCGACGATCGCCTTGTCCTTCACGTCGATGCCGAAGCCCTGCATGAAGCCCTGGTCGCGCAGGACGGCGACGGAGGGCTGCTGCGGGGTGAGGTCGAGGAAGGCGATCTTGGCGTTGGCGGCTTCAGCGCCCATCTTGGCCTTGGCCCACTGGCCGATCAGCACGCCGGCTTCGTAATTGTCGGTCGCGAAGGTGGCGTCGGCCGAGGCCAGCGGCTCCAGCGGCGTGTCGAGCGCGATCACGATGAGGCCGGCGTCGCGCGCCTTCTTCACGGTCGGCACGATGCCCTTGGTATCGGAGGCCGCGATCAGAATGCCCTTGGCGCCACCGGCGATGCAGCTCTCGATCGCCTGGACCTGGCTGTCGGAATCGCCGTCCACGCGGCCGGCATAGGACTGGAGGTTGATGCCCAGTTCCTTGGCCTTGGCCTCGGCGCCTTCCTTCATCTTCACGAAGAACGGGTTGGTGTCGGTCTTGGTGATGAGACAGACCGTCGTGGCGCCCTGGGCCGAAGCCGTGCCGGACAGCGCGAGAAGGCCGAAGGCGCCCACGGCGGCGGACGCGAAGAGATGACGCAGATTCACCAGAAATCCTCCCGAAACAGACCGGTCCCGCTCGGGCGACACGGCCCGATCCCAGCCTCCACGCCGGGATCGAATGACCCAAGCTGACACGATCCCAAGTTGCCTGTCAATCAATAACTCACATGGATTTATTTATTGACACCTCGGTAAGGTCTCCGTCATGGTCGCGTCACGAACCGCGTAAGAGACTGTTTGACAACTCGGCGGCGGAGAAGCGCCGAGAGGCCGACCCGGCCGGGTTGTCACACAGTCTCTAGGGGCAGGGCGGACGTCGACGGGGAGGGTCGGCCTTTGGGTGTGGATGCGGCGACGACATCGGTCGCGGACGGCCGCTCGGTCGAGCGGGACGAATCGCTTCGCGGATCGAACCAAGCGGGACTGCGCGCCCACAACGAGCGGGCCGTGCTTTCGCTCATCCGCCGACACGGGGAACTGGCGAAATCCGAGATCGCGCGCCTGTCGCGCCTGTCGCCGCAGACGGCCTCCGTCATCATGCGTTCGCTGGAGGCGGACGGGCTGGTTCTGGCGGGCGAGCCGCGGCGCGGCCGCGTCGGGCAGCCCTCCGTTCCCATGCGGCTCAATCCGGACGGCGCCTTCGCGCTCGGCCTCAAGCTCGGCCGGCGCACCAGCGAGATGGTGCTGATGGATTTCGTCGGCCGCGTGCGCGAGAGCCGGGCCATCCTTTATCGCTTCCCCCGCCGAACCGAGGTCATGCGCTTCGTGGAGAAGGCGAGCGTCGAACTGCGCCAGTCGCTCTCGCCCGTCCATCGCCGGCGCATCGTGGGCCTGGGCGTCGGCATGCCCTTCGAGATTTGGTCCTGGGGCGAGGCCAACGGCGCGCCGCCGGGCGAGATGGAGGATTGGCGCAGCGTCGATTTCGGCGCCGAACTGGAGCAGGCGACGGGCGAATCCGTCTTCATCGCCAACGACGTGACCGCTGCCTGCGGCGCCGAACAGGCCTTCGGCACGGATGTCTCGGCCAATTTCGTCTATTTCTTCGTGGGCGCCTTTGTCGGCGGGGGCATCGTGATGGACGGCGCGCTGGTGCCGGGGCGGCTCGGCAATGCCGGCGCGCTCGGCTCCATGCCGGTGCCGACGCGTATCGGCGAGCGGCGCCAGCTTGTCCATGTCGCCTCGATCCATGTGCTGGAGCGCATGGTCGAGGCCTCGGGCCGCTCGGCCGTCGAGCTATGGCGGCGCGACGCGGACTGGACCGATCTCGGACCTCTTCTGGACGAATGGATCGGCATCGCCGCCGAGGGGCTCGCCCATGCCATCGCCGCCTCGATCGCGGTCTATGATTTCGAGCGCGCGGTGATCGACGGCAGCTTTCCCGCCGCCGTGCGCGCCCGGCTGGTGGACGCCACGCGCCAGGCGCTGAGCGATTTCGATTTCCAGGGCCTGCAGCCGATCGCGGTCACTGAAGGCTCGATCGGCCGCTCGGCGCGCGAGGTCGGCTCGGCCAGCCTGCCCTTCTTCGCCAAGTTCCTGCTCGACCACCGGGTTCTCCTGGCCGAGCGATAGGGATCGCTCTCAATCGGCCGCCGGCCGCACCTTGAGAAGCGAGCCCTGCACCGATTCGATCACGACCGGAGCTCCGACGGGCAGGTCCGGCCCTTCGGCGCTCCACCAGCCATCATCCACGGCGACGCGCCCGCGCCCGCCCTCGATCGCCTCGCTGACCTTCGCCCGGCGCCCGACAAGCCGGAGCCCCGGCTCGTTGAGCGGCGCTCCGCCCGCCCGGCGGGCGCGCTGGCCGTAGAAGCGATGGCCGATCAGGGCCGCGACGCCGGACACCACGGCGAAGCCGACGAGCTGGCTCTGCCAGCTGAGATCGGGAAGCCAGAGCGCGTTGGCGCCGACCACGATCGCGCCGATTCCCAGAAACAGGAGATAGACGCCCGGCAGCAGAAGCTCGCCCAAAAGGAGCAGCACGCCGAGAAGCCACCAGCCATAGCTCGACACGAGGCCCGCCATGGCGCTCAGGCCTCGGGCCGGGGAAACACGACGCCGCGCCCGGCGGTGGACGAGGGGGACGATGATTGCCCCGCCGGGGAGGCGGCCGGCCGGGATTGGCCCGCCAGGGAGGCGGGGGAGGGCTTGGCGGAGGCAGCTCTCGCCGCGCCGCCGGGCTCCGGGCGGTTCTCGGGAAAGCTCGCGCGCGCCAGTTCCGCGATGCCGCCGAGCGAGCCGATGAGCGAGGAGGCTTCGAGCGGCATCAGGATGACACGCTGGTTGGGCGCGGACGCCAGCTTCGACAGGGCTTCGGTGTAGCGCTGGGCGATGAAGTAGTTGATCGCCTGCACGTCGCCGGCCGCGATCGCCTCGGAGACCATCTGCGTCGCCTTGGCCTCGGCCTCGGCCAGACGCTCGCGCGCCTCCGCCTCGCGATAGGCCGCCTCGCGCTTGCCCTCCGCCTCCAGGATCTGCGCCTGCTTCTCACCCTCGGCGCGCAGGATCTTGGCCGCCCTCGCGCCCTCGGCCTCCAGGATTTCGGCGCGCTTCTCGCGCTCGGCCATCATCTGCCGGCCCATGGATTCCACCAGCTTGGCCGGCGGGTTGATGTCCTTGATCTCGATGCGGGTGATCTTGATGCCCCAGGCGTGGGCCGCCTGGTCCACCACGCGCAGGATGCGCTCGGAAATGGCGTCGCGGTTCGACAGGAGATCGTCGAGGTCCATCGAGCCCATGACCGAGCGCAGGTTGGTCATCACCAGATTGAGGACGGCGTTCTGCAGGTTCGCCACCTCATAGGCCGCCGAGGCGGCGTCGAGGATCTGATAGAAGGCGACGCCGTCGGCGGCGACGGAGGCGTTGTCGCGGGTGATGACCTCCTGCGTGGGGACGTCGAGCACCTGCTCCATCATGTTGATCCGCCGGCCGATGCGCTCGACGAAGGGCACGATGAGGTTGAGCCCGGGCGTCAGCGTGCGCACGTAGCGGCCGAAATTCTCGACCGTGTAGTTGTAGCCCTGCGGCACGATCTTGACCGTCGAGGCCAGGACCACGAGCACCGCGAAGGCGGCCACCACCACGAGCACGCTGCCCAGCCCGAACTCCGCTCCCATCGAAAACCCGTTCATCCCTGCCTCGCTCTACTCGACTTCGCGGATGCGCCCGTCCGTATAGGGCTTGTAGGGCGCGTTCTTGGCCTGGAGATAGCTGACCACCGCTTCCTCCATGTTCGGACCGTAATCATAAGCGTTCACGGCCTTTTCCGCGAAGGTCTTGTAGCCATCGCCGCCCTGGCGCAGGAAGTTGTTGGAAACGACGGTATAGGTGGCGGCGGGGTCGATCGGCACCCACTGGCCGCCCGCGTCCTTGACGCGCACCGCCTTCACGCGATCGACGCCCGGCTGGCCCTTGCGCGACCAGTCGAACTGGAGGCCGGCGACCTGCGGGAAGCGGCCTGCGCCGTCCTCGACCTGGCTGACGCCGTTTTCCAGCGCAGCCTTGATGTCGGCGCCGGTGAGTTGGAAGGTCGCGATCGTGTTCTGGAACGGCAGGACGGTGAGGATTTCGCCCATCGTCACGTCGCCCGCGTCGATCGAGGCGCGCACATTGCCGCCATTGCCGATGGCGATGGTGACGCCCTGGTCCTTGGTGCGGTCGAGCAGCGCGTCGGCCACGAGATCGCCCATGGCGCATTCGGCCTTGCGGCAGGTCTCGCGCGCGCCGTCGATCGGCTCGGCGGTCTGGGCCACGACCTTGTTGCGGATTTCCTCCAAGGGCTTGGCGAGTTCGGCGACGCGCGCCACAAAGCTTTCATCTTCCGGCACCGAGGCGTCGAGCAGGATCGGCGCCCCTTCCGCCTTCGTCACATGGCCTTCGTCGTCGA
Protein-coding regions in this window:
- a CDS encoding ABC transporter permease, which encodes MSETSTRKGSDFEQQLDKSDTRVAEFSGHGRTPLQHLQHFLHGNPTMVPVIVLLVGIGIFGSLIGGRFFNAFTMTLILQQVAIVGIVGVAQTLIILTAGIDLSVGAIMVLSSVIMGNLAVVNGVPAPLALLIGFAVGTFCGAVNGVLVAKVKLPPFIVTLGMWFVFEAVNFIYTQNATIRAQDVEAAAPLLQFLGNTFQIGGAVFTYAVVSVLLLVALFYYILNNTAWGRHVYAIGDDEDAARLSGISSSRVLISVYAVSGLICAFAGWALIGRIGSVSPTSGYEANIQAITAVVIGGTSLFGGRGSVIGTLVGALIVGVFAMGLRIYGTDPQWTRLTVGALIILAVAADQWIRKVSA
- a CDS encoding sugar ABC transporter substrate-binding protein, with product MRHLFASAAVGAFGLLALSGTASAQGATTVCLITKTDTNPFFVKMKEGAEAKAKELGINLQSYAGRVDGDSDSQVQAIESCIAGGAKGILIAASDTKGIVPTVKKARDAGLIVIALDTPLEPLASADATFATDNYEAGVLIGQWAKAKMGAEAANAKIAFLDLTPQQPSVAVLRDQGFMQGFGIDVKDKAIVGDESDKRIVGHDVTNGNEEGGRQAMENLLQKDPSINLVYTINEPAAAGAYEALKSLGVADKVTIVSVDGGCPGIANVKAGVIGATSMQYPLKMAAMGVEAVKTFVESGKKPEASAGLDITNTGVDLVTDKPVDGVKSMDSAAASKACWG
- a CDS encoding ROK family transcriptional regulator, translating into MDAATTSVADGRSVERDESLRGSNQAGLRAHNERAVLSLIRRHGELAKSEIARLSRLSPQTASVIMRSLEADGLVLAGEPRRGRVGQPSVPMRLNPDGAFALGLKLGRRTSEMVLMDFVGRVRESRAILYRFPRRTEVMRFVEKASVELRQSLSPVHRRRIVGLGVGMPFEIWSWGEANGAPPGEMEDWRSVDFGAELEQATGESVFIANDVTAACGAEQAFGTDVSANFVYFFVGAFVGGGIVMDGALVPGRLGNAGALGSMPVPTRIGERRQLVHVASIHVLERMVEASGRSAVELWRRDADWTDLGPLLDEWIGIAAEGLAHAIAASIAVYDFERAVIDGSFPAAVRARLVDATRQALSDFDFQGLQPIAVTEGSIGRSAREVGSASLPFFAKFLLDHRVLLAER
- a CDS encoding NfeD family protein, coding for MAGLVSSYGWWLLGVLLLLGELLLPGVYLLFLGIGAIVVGANALWLPDLSWQSQLVGFAVVSGVAALIGHRFYGQRARRAGGAPLNEPGLRLVGRRAKVSEAIEGGRGRVAVDDGWWSAEGPDLPVGAPVVIESVQGSLLKVRPAAD
- a CDS encoding SPFH domain-containing protein, giving the protein MNGFSMGAEFGLGSVLVVVAAFAVLVVLASTVKIVPQGYNYTVENFGRYVRTLTPGLNLIVPFVERIGRRINMMEQVLDVPTQEVITRDNASVAADGVAFYQILDAASAAYEVANLQNAVLNLVMTNLRSVMGSMDLDDLLSNRDAISERILRVVDQAAHAWGIKITRIEIKDINPPAKLVESMGRQMMAEREKRAEILEAEGARAAKILRAEGEKQAQILEAEGKREAAYREAEARERLAEAEAKATQMVSEAIAAGDVQAINYFIAQRYTEALSKLASAPNQRVILMPLEASSLIGSLGGIAELARASFPENRPEPGGAARAASAKPSPASLAGQSRPAASPAGQSSSPSSTAGRGVVFPRPEA